AAAGGGCTGATTCCCATGTACTTGCACATATTGACTAATCGTGGCCTATGAGCAGTAAAGACACAATATAAGTCATCATACCACCTCACAACTGAGAAAAACAGCATAGTGAAGTGAAACAGGATTAAGAAACAAACCTGCTTATATTATCTAGAGTAAGTTCATCATTAAACAACTTAGCAAAGCCCAAAATTTCCTCATTGGAGACAGTTGCACCTCTTCTAATCTGcagaaagtaaataaaacataaaaatgacaaaCTAAGGAAAACATTCAGAAAGAAAGATTGATAAACAATTCTTTGAACTGAAATTTTAACCGTGTTTAAAAATTCATCAAGATCTTCAGCTGTTTTCTTTAGTTCTCCACTGCGGGAGTTCTGAACTTCTTTTGCCATTTCTTTGACTGTATCCTGAAGGAACCTTGCATACTCTATTCTTGCCTTGAGTCTCCTTTTCAATGCTTCCTACACATTGAGCAACTGAGTCACCCAAAGACCCTACAATGGGCAATCAAATCCCACATATTCATGGtaactgaaaaaataaaaaataatgcacACTACAGATAGAGACACAAAAATGGTTTCTAATGAGGATATTTGTTACCAGTGGCTGCCAGAGAACATAGAACATATATTGGTGCAAGCTCACATACAATTTTCAACCAAAGATGCTGATTATTAGGGTATTTTGGAAGTTTGGAAGTTTGGCAGCATGGAGGAGGACACAGAACATTTGTTTTTCCATTGTAGCAAAGTCATTCCTCTTTGGTGGGAATCGTTGTCTTGGGTGAACTATGTCGGCCCTTTTCCGCAAAACCCAAAACAACATTTCCTACAACATATACATGGAGTGACTCAGGGAGTTAGGAGGGACAGGTGGAGGCGGTGGTGGTTGGCTCTTACATGGTCGATTTGGCAGCAGCGGAATAAGATAATCTTCTCCGATGACACATTCGATGCTAATAAAATCATGGATGATGCATCTTTTCTACTGTGGACGTGGCTACGGAATTTAGAGAAGGACTTTAACATTAGCTACAATCACTGGTCCAGCAACCTTAGATCAGGATTTGTGTATTAGTTGCTGCCAGTACAGGGCATAGTTGCAAAATACAGGTCACTTGTAATCTAGGCTTTGGTTTCTATTAGGATTACATTAGTCCGCTAATGAAACCATCAGCCTTTGATCTTATATTTTACTTGTATatctagtacctctggtactcaattaatatattatctatttttgctgagcaaaaaaaaaaaaaaaagaagaagagaagggaaggaagaacaaaatttttatttcaaaaaaattctctaatttgataaaaaaaaaattaaaataaaagaaataaaatgatagattagcatcaatttaatatgttaatcttttgttttttataaacattatataactctcttaatttaaaaataaaatatttgtcctCCCCTCCAAAACCTAATTCCCAAACATACCCTTGGTAAAAAATGGACATTATGTTGATATTAATCCTTGGGAGCTATACTTTACATAGGACATTCAACACAGGCTAGGACAAGCCTTGCAGTTGCTTAGTTATAGAATTTCTATTTCCCTTGGTATTAGAATGAAGAATCCGGCTTTTTAAAGTGAGTGATTTCAGTTGTTGATAAGAAAATTAACGGTTACGTGCACATGCATCACAAATCAAGGATGTGTTGAAATATACACCATTGATTTTCTcttcaacaattaaaaatacttaatttatcCTTACTCACTTTGGAGAAGCCAAATCCTAGATGGAATGGGACAAAAGATTTTAAACAGTTTATTTTGAACTAGCAAAGATAACAGCAAACAGCCAAAAAATTCTTGGCAATTACCTGTTCTTTCATCTTGTCTTGAAATGTTGATGGCAACATGTTAGGGAATAACTTTAGAAACACAGGCAGGAGGAACTCCATAAAGGGAACAATAATGAAAACAGCAAAAGGAACTAGCCTAAAGATATCGGCAGTAGTCCGCGTCAGTTGCTGCCTCTCCCTTCTGGAGAGATTCTTCCCACCCGCAAGCTTCAACAACAACCTGGAACTGATCCTCACATCAGCCCACAGCAGCTTAGAACCCAACCAATAATGCTGCAAGGTCGACACAAATTCCCCTTTCCAGTGAACCAGTTTTTTTGCCCAGTCCTCCCTGCAGCAGCAACAATtagcaaaccaaaacaccaaatAACCAACCATTGACGAATAAACATTTCACTGCTTCAAATTTCTATCTAACAAATTCAAAAGCCCGAGCTGCAATTTCTATACTCTAAACAAAACTGTAACctcaatttaaaatcaaatgcaCTCTCAACCGTAAATGCAACAATCAGCAAACCTAAACGCCAAATCACCAACGAACAAACATTTCACCgtttcaaatttcaatctgCAACAGCAAATAGCAATTGCAGCCACAACACTACAATTTCAAAAGCCTCACTGTAATTGCTATAACCCAAACACAACCGTGACTTCAATCTAAAATCTAAATCACATACAAATATCAACAGTAAATGCAATTTCGCGTAATTTATGAAACCGTAAATGCGGACCTACTCATAGACGCGACAGCTCTCAACGCAGGACCGATTCCCAAAAACGCAGTCCACACTCTCCGCAACACGCTTTGCAGGTCTTTCTGCGCCTCTTCTTGCGCCCGTTTCGCCATGGCTTTGGCCTTCGCAGTGGTCAAGCCTTCGACGGCTTGATCGCACTCCTCCGGTGACGCTTCTTTCCGCTTCTTCGCCACCGTCTCATCGTTCTTATCCGGTTGATGACGTTTCGCCGCCGCGGCCGACGACTGCGACAACCACCGCACACCTATCGGCGCGTTCAGTCTCGAAAAAGCGTCCCACGGAACCGCGCTCCCGAATCCTCGAACAACTTGTCCCAATCCGAAAGGATTGAACAAGTCATCTCTGTACGGCGTCGTTCCGTGCTTACAAGGAAACAGAGATGACGTCGTAGCTATAGCGCGTTCCAGAGAGCGATTACTAGGAGACGGAGAAGAAGCAAAACAGTTATTCAAGTATTGATGGATTAAACTTCTCCTTCTCAAAATTGCTGGTGATGCCATTCTCGAAGGAACAAACCTTGGAAAAATCACAGTAAGAGATTagaaacaaagaatgaagagtatGTGGTAATAGAAGTAGGAATTGCTTAGATCTTATTTTTGGTTCTATTGTTAGTGGTTGAACTTACTTACGCGGAGCGAGGAAATGGAGGAGGGAGAATACGAAGAAGGAATGGTGAGAGTTAGGGTGTTAGGAGAGGTTTAAGGAGTTTTTGTTGTGCAGCTTCTGGGAGGGGACATCGGCTTTTCTTACCACTTTCTCCTTCCTACTTACGTCTTATTCTTTTTATACCCTTTCAATTCACTTGCTATTTAGGTCGGTGGGTAAggctaatttttttctttgcttcCAAGGCAATTGCTTCTTGCATCCCTTTTTTCCTTCTTGTATCCATAAGAAACTTTAAACATACTAAAATACCCTTCTCCCTTTGTCTAACCCTAACACACCTCTTCATTGTTGTTTAAGGTAGATCCCATTGTGTGGTTGACGGGGAAGGGTTTATCTTGGATGACGGTGGCAATGGCCTCTTTAGAA
This genomic interval from Glycine max cultivar Williams 82 chromosome 5, Glycine_max_v4.0, whole genome shotgun sequence contains the following:
- the LOC100809877 gene encoding mitochondrial proton/calcium exchanger protein yields the protein MASPAILRRRSLIHQYLNNCFASSPSPSNRSLERAIATTSSLFPCKHGTTPYRDDLFNPFGLGQVVRGFGSAVPWDAFSRLNAPIGVRWLSQSSAAAAKRHQPDKNDETVAKKRKEASPEECDQAVEGLTTAKAKAMAKRAQEEAQKDLQSVLRRVWTAFLGIGPALRAVASMSREDWAKKLVHWKGEFVSTLQHYWLGSKLLWADVRISSRLLLKLAGGKNLSRRERQQLTRTTADIFRLVPFAVFIIVPFMEFLLPVFLKLFPNMLPSTFQDKMKEQEALKRRLKARIEYARFLQDTVKEMAKEVQNSRSGELKKTAEDLDEFLNTIRRGATVSNEEILGFAKLFNDELTLDNISRPRLVNMCKYMGISPFGTDAYLRYMLRKHLRRIKEDDKLIQAEGVDSLSEDELREDCRERGMLGLLSVEEMRQQLRDWLDLSLNHSVPSSLLILSRSFTVSGRLKPEEAVQATLSSLPDEVVDTIQVTSLPSEDSVSERRRKLEFLEMQEELIKEEEEREEVVQARMENSSSQDDKALKEMNISTAKEAHQLARDRAFENKEQLCELSRALAVLASASSVSSEREDFLRLVNKEIELYNSMVEEEGSNGKKDAFKAYKAAREEHEHATESGEGDKVSSALIGRVDAMLQNLEKEIDDVDAKIGDRWRLLDRDYDGKVTPEEVASAAMYLKDTLGKEGIQELISSLSKDRDGKILVEDIVKLGSWREDGNAPEDDTRERV